Within Runella rosea, the genomic segment GAGCATATCCGTTTATTGAGCAGCACAAAGATATTTTACAGAATAAAATTAGGCGGCAGGGGCATCGTTTTATTGAGCAATCAAATATTCCATTCACTATTTTTCATCCAACGTGGTTTTTGGATAGCCTATTTTGGGCCATTAAAAAAAACAATTTTCAATGGATAGGCAAGCCCGTCGAATTCTACTGGATCAACTCCGAGGATTATGCCGTACAAGTCATTGAAGCCATCGGAAATCCACAAGCATTTGATACGCATTACGCCGTGCAAGGACCAGAAAAATTGAATTACAAACAGGTCTTTGAACGGCTAAAAACCTCCTACAACCCACAACTAAAAATGCAGGTACTGCCCCTTTGGATGGTCAAATTGATGGGAATTTTCTCGCCTAAAATGAGCCACTTGGCTGAGTTATTTGGTTTCTATGAACAAACCAACGAGGCTTTTTACGCGCAAAAAACCTGGGCAGACTTGGGCAAACCGCGTACTTCTCCCGAAGAATTCGCCCAGCAATTTGGGGAAGAGAAAAGTTTGTATCTTTGATAAAAAATAGCCGTTTATGGAAACTGTCGTACTCAACGACCGCAAAGCGAGGCTCATCGGTATCCCGCTGCTCAGCCTGATGATTCCCCTTGTCACCCACAGCGACGTGTTTTTAGCGGGGAATGTGAATGGAATATTTCATTGGCTCAGCACCTGCTTTCTCAACACTTTTTTGCTTTGGGAAGGCAATCGGTACATTTTTATTAAATCGCGGCAGTTTTTTCCACAATACAACCAAACTACCCAACGACTTGTCTATCAAACCCTTGCAAGTATCGCATATACGCTTTTGACTACCATTGTCGTCGATTATTTTTTTTGTAATCAATTACTTGGCTGGGAGGAGCGAGCACCGTTTTTAATCGGTTTCCGAATCAGCCTCATTCCCACCTTGGTAGTGACGCTCATCTACGAAAGCGTCTTTTTCTTTCAGGCCTGGCAGCAAAATGTAAAAAAAACGGAATCCCTCGCCCGCGAGAATGTTCAATCCCAGCTCGAAGCGCTCAAAAATCAGCTTGACCCCCATTTCCTTTTCAACAGCATGAATACCTTGGCCGCGCTTATCGATGACGAAAACGCCCCCGCCCAAAAATACCTTGACCAACTCTCGGATGTGTACAGGTATGTGCTGGTAAGCAGGGAAAGGTCAACCGTTACGCTGGAAGAGGAAATGGCTTTTTTGGATGCGTACATTTATCTCAACAAAACACGTTTTCGGGAAAATCTGATGGTAGAAGCGCAAGTTGACGAGGCCGCTTACCAAAAACAGGTTGCTCCGTTGAGTTTACAGATGTTGCTCGAAAACGCCATCAAGCACAACATCATTTCAAAAGAAAACCCACTCACTATTAAGATTTTACAGGAGAATGATTATCTAAGTATTGCCAACAATTTACAGGAGAAAAAAACATTTGAAAAATCAACCAAAGTAGGACTGCAGAACATCATCAACCGGTATCGTTTGCTCACCGACCAGCAGGTCGAGATTCATAAAAGTGAATGGAATTTTACGGTACGTATCCCCTTGCTTCCATGAAAGCCCTGATCATCGAAGACGAATATCCTGCCGCCGAGCGCCTTACCAAAATGATTCAAAAAACCGACAGCAATATTGAGGTGTTGGCAGTATTGGAAAGTATTGAAGCCGCCAAACGATGGTTTTCCAGCCATGAGGCGCCCGATTTGATTTTCTCCGACATTCAGCTCTCCGATGGTCTGAGTTTTGTAATATTTGACGAAATACCCATCAATAGCCCCATTATCTTCACCACCTCGTACGACGAATACGCCATAAAGGCCTTCAAAGTCAAGAGTATTGACTATTTGCTTAAACCCATAAAACCCCAGGAACTCAGCGCGGCCATTGAAAAATACCGCGCCCTCACGGGCGCAAACGCACGCCAAGACTACGGCCATAAAATTCAGTCCTTACTCGATATTCTTCCATCGGCGGGCCGAAAGTACAAAAACCGTTTTTTGGTCAAACAACACGAGCAATTTGTCCCCATTCACCGTCACGAAATCGCTTATTTTTTTACGGCCAACGAAATGGTTTGCTTGATTTGCAATGACAATCGGCAATTCCTGATCGATTATACCCTCGAAGAATTAGAAAAAATGCTCGACCCTAGTCATTTTTTCCGACTTAATCGGCAGTTTATTGCGGCCCTTTCGGCCGTCAAAAAAATTCACTCATACTTCAACGGAAAGCTCAAACTGGACCTTCATCCCGAGCCTTTGCACGAAATCGTCGTTAGCCGCGAGAAAGCCCCTTCCTTTAAAGAATGGATAGAAGGCTAGAGAAATTAATATCAGGCTTGACTTTTGCGGTACCGATAAGGCGTTATTCCATAAAATTTCTGAAATGTTTTATTGAACTTAGTAGGTTGAGTATAGCCAACATGCTGAGACACTGAACTTGCCGTTTGGCCTTCACGCAATAAGCCAGCGGCATATTCCATTTTATATTCCATATAAACCCGATAAAAAGGTTTACCAAAACATTTTTTAATGAGTTTATTAAATTGCAGGCTACTTATTCCAACCTCCTCTGCTATATCTTCTATTTTCGGAGGTATTTTTCCAACCCCTTCCACGATGTATTTGCGATAGACAAAATCAATAAGCCCCGACTCACTCATCGTCAACGGCTTATACAAAGTCTCATTACACAAATTCGGCAGAGAATCTACTGGCGTTTCTATCGGGAATGGAGGTGTTTCAATTCCAGAGAGTGTAAACGCAATTTGATTATGTAGAAGGAAAGGTAAAACTTTGTCTATATGAGTCACATTCAAGTAAATAGCTATTTGAAATGAATCCCCCATTTGATTATAGTTTTCTGCATTCATAGAATAAAAAATTATACTGATTATTGGATTAGCATTGGTACCTAAACTATTTTTAAATAGTCTATTAATTTAACAAGTCTGTAGGCAAAAATTGTACAATTATTGATTTTGACTAGAATCAGGATATAATCGGTCAGATAATGGTTATAAACTACCTCTAACGTATAAAGGAAAACGTCAACAACTCACCTATTTGTCTTTTTGGGATACAGTTTTTATCATTTTTACTGTGCATTTCTCGCCCAAGAATGTCTCAGTTCAAGCGTGAATAGTGCTATATACAGCCGTATACATCCCTCAATGTGCCGAATATATACAAATCAGTAAATTTTTCCCCCTAGTGGGGTTACGATAAGTATATTTTCTAGTCATATCACCTATACACACTAAATTTCTCGACGTGAGCATCCGAAATATACTCCTTATTAGCAATGACCCGATTTATGCATTGGAATTAGAAGAATTATTGTCAGGGCTAGGATATTTCATAGTAGCCCAATTCGATTCTTACCAAAAAGCCCTTGACTTTGTCAGCTTCCACAACGTCGAATTTGTGATTATAGATATTGCGTTAGACGGCCCTCAAAATGGATTGGAACTTACCGAATTAGCAGCTATTCAAAACCTGCCGATTATTTTACTGACCAACTATGACTCCTACGAAATATATAAAAGAGTGAGAGAATTGAAGCACCCTCTGTACTTGTACTTAGTAAAACCATTTCACATCCATACGCTCGACAGCAGCATCCAGCTGTTAGCAAAACATCCTATACAGGAGCCTCAATTCATCCGGGGAAATTCTCGGGGTGAATTAATTTCAATCAAAGACATCATCTACATTGAAGTTGAGCATACCTACACATTCATCCAAACTACAACGCGCCGGTATGCCTTCAAAAAATCATTAACTCAGCTCAAGTTACAACTCCCAATGAATCGTTTTCTGCAAATCCACCGCAGTTTTTTGGTCAACAAAAAATTCATTGATAGAATAGACCTCGAAAAAAATACCGTTGAAGCTGCCAGCTACACACTCCCCCTAAGTCGCCGTATGAAACATAATCTGCTGTCGAAAGACACAACTGGGCCCTCAATCAACTAAGATCCCTCAATCATTCAGAGGTTTTGGCCCAAAAATTGTTAAAGGTACGCTCGACCAAAGCGCATTCAATAGGCCTACTAAGAAAGAATCGCACTACTTATTAGGTGTACCTTTTACACCCATCATCCGACCACACCCACCCATTTCACCCTACTAGCCCTCCCCCCTTTGATTTAAGGAATAGTTGTTGTTCTATGTAGAAGACAAAGTATAGTATATGTCTCTACTCACCAATCAATCTTGTTCATGATGAAAAAATTTACCCTGCGATGTGACATTCAGCACGTTTTACTTAAGGCTTTGAAAATTTTAATACCCTCGACAATGAAATTATCCATTTTATCTTTTTCCAAAAACACAGCCTATTTCGCAATACTATTTTGCCTTTTTGTGGGTGTCGCCCAAAGCCAAGTTGTACTTACGCTTGACTACAAAGAAAAAAACAATCTGACCACCATTCAATCGGGAGATAAGTACACGCTTCAATTGGATTATTCGGTTTCCAGCACCACGGGAAATGCCTCTAATGTGAAGGCCGTTATCAATCTACCTGATAATATTTACACGGTGGGCGAGTTTGTGGGAACTACCCATGCCCCCGTGGCGAACTTTGTTTTTACCAATACGGTAGGTGCCAAAAAACTGACAATAAATTTTATTAACCCTGTGCCATCGGGCTCGACGGGCGTATTGGAGTTTATTGTCAGAACCAACAACCTGACCACGCCCAACAATACCCAGCTTTGCACCACGGCTGAGATCACAGATGGCACTGGCGCTACCTCTGGAGTCAAAAATCATTGCATGACTGTCACAGCCGTTCCCCGAATTTGTGCCCAAAAATTCTTGCTCAATGGTGGAGCCATCAACAACATCTCCACTTATCAGGTTCGTGTTTCTGCCAATGGGGGCGCTTACCCTGTGAATACTCCCTTGGGAACATTGCAGGCAACAAACATTACCATTACCGACACCCTACCCGCCAATGCTGAGTTTATCAGCGCCAAAGTATATAACGGTGCCAATGGAGCAGAGGTTGGAACTGGAACTTACTCCGCAGGGGTGGTGACGGCGAGCATACCTAATCTAACATTACGGCAATATAATAACGGCACTTGGGAAAGTTTTTTCTATAATTTAAATATACAGGTCAAATTCAATTCGCCTACTTTTCAGGCAAGCGACGTCGTAACCAATACCGCTACGGTAGCTTATACACCCTTTACAGGCACCTCCTCTGTGCTCAGTGATGGGGACAATGTGGGAGGATGTGTTACTGATTTAATAGAAACGACCACTTTGGCCGAGCCCGTTACCTCAGCCGTGTTGACAAAAACAGCGGGGTCGAATCCAAATGCCTATCCAGGTCAGCGGTTTTCTTATACATGGAGTTTTACAAATACAGGAAACACGCCTTTAGAAAATGTAGAAATCATAGAAACGATTCCCGCCAATATTACCATAGACCAAGATGCCGAATACAACGGCGTACGGGTACTTGAATGGGAGGATGTGGATCATATTGAATATCAAACCAATGTGTCGGGGAGTACTTGGGTTGTTTTAGCCGATGGTTCAGGAGTTCCTGACCTTCCCTCGGGGACTTTGTTTACAAAACTCAAGTTTGTCTTGAGAACTCCCTTTCCGCCTGGCGCCTCTCTGTCGCCCAATAACCACATCTTACACTTTAAAGCACTAACCGAAGTAACAACTACTGAAACCGTAACTAACTGCATGGAGTGGACCAGTACCACGGTAGGAATACCCAACCAAGCAGGGCGAACAACGTGTAATAGTTCTGTGAAATTATTACCAAGACCTACTACTTCCAAGGCGATATATAATGCTGGGCATCTCTCGAATTGTTCGCAAGTGATGGGTGGGACGGTAACTTTTACAGGATTGGTCATCGCTGATGTAGGGTATGCTGATGGCACCAATCCTGTCTGTGCTTTATTAATTCCAGCTGGATTTACTTATGTGCCAGGTTCAGAGACTTTTATTGCCAACAATTCGGGCATTACAACTCCTCCTACCCTAGAAATCATCCCTAATTATATAACTACAGGTGGGCTTCTGAGAGACTTGTATCGCTGGACATTTCCAAGCGGAACCATATTGCCCTACGGTGAAAGATTTTCTGTTAATGTTACGGTGAAAATTTCGCCTGCCGTTCCCCCTGGATCGTATAATGCCGATTTTATAGCGACCTTCTCCAATGCCTCTGTGAGCGAGCCTGATTATAATTTCGGAAATTTTGTGGATTCACAGGACTGGGATTTAGACGGAAATACCACCGAGCTCACAGGAAGGTCCAACACAAATTATGGACAATGTGACATCAATGTTGCCGCTTCTGCTTCAATGGAATCCATCAAATGGGTTAAGGGACAGCTTGATACGGATTACTCCCGTTATCCGGAATCCGGCAATACCGTTCGCGGGGGGAAAGCAGACTACCGTTTGGTGGTGAAAAATACGGGAAATGTACCCATGAAAAACATCGCCATTGTGGATATTATGCCTTTCATAGGCGATAAAGGAGTGATTGATCTCAGTTCCCGAAATACCGAATGGAGACCTAACTTGGCAGACACGATTACCGCTCCAGCAGGGATAACGGTCTTTTACAGCACCACTGGCAATCCGTGCAGGGATGAGATGAAAGCCGCTGCCGACCCTTCCCCTTTTCCCACAGGCTGTACCCCGCCCAATTGGAGTGACACTCCCCCTGTTGATATTACGACGGTACAATCCGTCAAATTGGATTTTGGCTCGCTGGTATTGGTCGGTGGCGATTCGCTGGAATTTACCTGGCCGATGCGGGCACCCGTTGATGCTCCGATCAACGGAGAGATTGCCTGGAACTCATTCGGCTTTGTGGCTACCCGTACCGATAACAACCAACCGTTATTAGCGGCCGAACCCATCAAAGTAGGCATAAAATTGGCAGCTCCTGCACCCGCTTATTATGGAGACTATGTTTGGTACGACACCAATCATGATGGTATTCAGGATACAGGAGAACAGGGAGTGGACGGGGTCAAAGTGATTCTTTATAAAGACAATGGAGACAACATCACCAACCCAGCAACTGATACCGAAATAGCCTTTACCATTACAGGCAATGGAGGAAAATACCTGTTTCCAAACCTAGAGCCTGGAAATTATTACGCCTTATTTTTTCCGCCGGCAGGCTATTTGGTGTCACCTCTGAATCAGGGAGGGGATGATGCAAAGGATTCGGATGGTACAGTTACTTCTTATCAGGGCGCTTCTGCTTATGTTACGTCGATTACGCAATTAGATGCTTTGGAGGAGGATTTGACTTGGGACTTGGGTATTTACTGTAATTTCACCCCGACGGCGTCTTCCAATTCACCGGTAACGATTGGAGATACACTTACTTTATTCGCAAGCGGCGGCAGCAGTTATAGCTGGACAGGTCCCAACGGTTTTACCTCAGCCATTGCCAATCCCACTAAATTAAATGTTACATTGGCTGATACGGGTATTTATAAAGTGACGGTTGCGGAAGGTGGTTGTTATGCCTCCTTGTTGGTAAATGTGCTTATCCAGAATTGCATCAAACCACTAGCCGCTGTTACCACCAAGAGTCAGACGATATGTGTAGGTGCTACTCCCACTGCATACACTGCGTCTCCAAGCACAGGTGTAGAGTATAAATGGTACGGGCCATTGGCAGATACGACGAGCAGTTTGCGTACAGCAATCAGCGGACAAACCACGTCCAGCTATACGCCAACAGGCGCAGCACTTACGATTGCGGGTACAAAATACTACGCCGTAGTGGTCAATACCACTGGTGATATAACTTGTGCCGATACAGCTTTTGTACAATTGGTTGTCAATGCCAAACCAAGTATCGCCGACGGTAGCGCCACCATCTGCGCGGGTGAATCCGTCAATTTAACGGCTCAGATTACGAATTACGCGATTTATTTGAACCCCGTCTGGACGGTAGCCACCGCTAACGGCACGACAGTAGCCACGCCCACGGTAGTGAAACCCACGGCTACAACGACCTATGTGTTGGTCGCTGAAAATGCCGCAGGTTGTAAAGACACCGCCAACGTAGTAGTCACCGTCACGCCTAAACCTAACGCGGGAGTTGATACTACGCTGGCATGTGGGGTTGCAGCTCCTTCAACGGTAGATTTAGTCGATGCCCTTGCCGGTCAGAAATGGAAAGTATTACAGGTACAACCAGGAACGACAGTAAGCATCACTACTCCTGCTGGGCTAGTGACTGGCATGACCGCTCCAGGACAGTATCAGTTCTTGCTCCAAAACCAAAGTGATTCACTTGTTTGTCGCGATACGGTCAATGTCATAGTGCCCGATTGCAACTGCCCAACAATCAATGTATTGACGCCTAATGCCACCGTATGCAAAGACAGTCTTTGGCCTACACTTAGTGTATCACTTACTGGAAGCAATACGGCAGGAGTAAGTGTACAATGGTTTGGACAAGCCATAGGAGGAACCCCCTTAAGCACAGGCTTGAGCTTTACACCTTCGGGAACGGCTATGGCTACCGATACATTCTACGTGGCATTGTCAGGTGCTCCTAGCAACTGTTCAGGTCTAGCTCGCATACCAGTGATAATAACGGTTAAAAACTGCATAGTTGAAGTAGACTTAGCATTGACAAAGGCAATCAACAAAAAAATCGCGCAGTTAGGCGATACATTAACGTACACAATCAAAGTCTTTAATCAGTCTTCGACGGGTGCCTCAGGAGTAGAAGTCACGGACTCCATCGCTACAACAGTTGAGTTCATTGCAGGAAGTTTTACCACTACCCGAGGAACAGCCAGCATCGTTGATAACGTCATTAAATGGAACATCGGAAACATAGCCGCTAACTCAGGTATCGACGGAGATACGGTTACACTGACCTACAAGATAAAAGTCACACAGACAGGTTTGCATTTCAACACCGCTGAAATCAGTAAAACCAACGAGAAAGACATCGACTCAACGCCAAACAACGGCCAAGATAGTGAAGATGATCTTGATCGACAGTGCTTTACGGTTCCATTACAATTGTGTACAAGCGAAAAAGTTCAGGCTAGTATTCCAGCCAATTACGCCAATGTACAATGGTTTAAAAATGGCAGTTCAACCCCGATTGCTAGCGGAAACGTGGTCTTGTTAAGCGAACCTGGCACTTATACCTTCACAGCCAACAATCATACTTGCCCAGCAGGCGGTTGTTGCCCAATCATCATTCAAGAAGGAAGTAATTGCTGCCCAGTACAAATTTGTGTACCCTTTACGGTAAAGAAACTGAAAAAATAAAGCTTCATTTACAAAACAATCCCGCAGGCAGTGCCTGCGGGGTTGTTTTATTTAAGGGTATTTAACAATCGCTATTTCACAGAATTTCGCTAAGCTACATATTTCACAATCAGCCGTTTGGCAATCGGCAACAATGTTTCCTGCACGGGATAGTCGGCGGGAGATTCGATAAGATACGTGGCAGGGTTTGGCAGCTCACGTCGTTTTTTGATGAGCGTCAGCTTGAGGTTTTCAAAGGTTGTTGAAATACTTTTGCGCACGGTTTCAAGATAGGTCGTTTGCACGCCTCTTTGTTCTCGGTGCTCAAAGAGGCGAATTTGATAGTGATAAATGTCCGTTTCATGGCGGCGGGCACGGTACAGAAAAAGATACCCTTCTTTCAAATGCAGGGGCACAATCCCCACGGGAGCAAACGTCAACTGGGCTTCAATATCGGCATATTGATTTCGCCCCTCTGTCAGCGTTTGCTGAAAAAGTGGCAGAGAATACTCCAAAATGCTGTCAATTTCGGAAAGCTGCTGGCTTTCTTGAAATTTTTCATACACAAATCGTTTTTTTTTGAAATCTACCCCAGTCACCTTTTTGGGAAAAGAAGCCACGATTTCACTTTTTGTATTTTTAAGTTGAGAGGCGATTTCGAAGTGGGTCTGGACATCAGGCAAATCAGGGAAGAGCCTCGCCTGACTAAAATTACCCTTAACATCCTGTAAATAAGCCAATAACAAGTACTTTTTATACTCAAAATCAATCCATCCGTCGGTAAGCCAATCTTTAGTCAAAGTTGCCATATACATTCTTTTTAGTATTGGTAAATCAATAACAAGTAGCAATGGTGAAATAAAAAGCCCTGAGAAGAGCGTATTTTTCTCAATACACGGCACTTCAATCCAGCTACTCTAATCGAAATTCAATTTAATAAAAAAACGAATACTGCCAAATAAACCACAACAAAAAGTTAAATACTGCCAATGATTATTCCGAACATGACAGACTTTGCCCTCAAAAACCCCAAAAAACTGCAAAAATGGCAGAGAATTGTACTAATTAGGTGCTGGCACAGAAAATGATACCTTTGCCCTCGAAAAACTTATTAATAAGTTCCATAAATTTTAAACCAATTAAAACCCCTGATAACTATGTCAGCAGTTGCAGAAAAAGTAAATGTTAAGCCGTTGGCAGATCGCGTGCTAGTACAAGCCGCCCCTGCCGAAGAAAAAACCGCTTTTGGTATCATTATCCCCGACACTGCAAAGGAGAAGCCCCAACGTGGTACGGTAGTAGCAGTAGGTCCAGGCAAAAAAGATGAGCCCCTTTCCGTTAAAGTAGGTGATACAATTCTTTACGGCAAATATGCAGGTACTGAAATTACCGTAGAAGGTCAAGAATACCTTATCATGCGCGAATCTGACATTTTTGCGATTATCTAAGTTAGACGTTAATAGTTATCTGTTTAACCGAATTTTGTTAATTCCAGATAACTGATAACAGTTAACCAATAACAAATCAACCATTAACAATTAACTTATTTACAAGACATGGCTAAGAAAATATTTTTCGATATCGAAGCACGTGACAAAATTAAAAAAGGCGTAGACACACTGGCCAACGCCGTTAAGGTAACGCTTGGACCTAAAGGCCGTAACGTTATCATTGACAAAAAATTCGGTTCACCTGCCATCACCAAAGACGGTGTAACGGTAGCGAAAGAAATTGAATTGAAAGATGCAATGGAAAACATGGGTGCTCAACTCGTGAAAGAAGTTGCTTCAAAAACGGCTGATGCTGCTGGTGACGGTACTACTACCGCTACCGTATTGGCACAGGCTATCTATACTATCGGTTCTAAAAACGTAGCTGCTGGCGCAAATCCAATGGATTTGAAACGCGGTATCGACAAAGCGGTTTTGGCCGTAACTGCCAATCTTGCTGAACAAGCTGAAAGCGTAGGCGATGATTTCAACAAAATCGCTCAGGTGGCCACTATCTCTGCCAACCATGACGAAGAAATCGGTAAAATGATTGCTGACGCCATGAAAAAAGTAGGTACTGAAGGCGTAATTACGGTAGAAGAAGCGCGCGGAACTGAAACCGAAGTTAAAACGGTAGAAGGTATGCAGTTTGACCGTGGTTATCTTTCTCCTTACTTCGTGACCAACGCGGAGAAAATGGAAGCCGAAATGGAGAAACCTTTCATTTTGATTTCTGAAAAGAAAGTTTCTTCAATGAAAGAATTACTTCCTGTATTGGAAGGTGTAGCACAAACAGGTCGTCCGTTGTTGATCATCGCTGAAGATGTTGACGGCGAAGCGTTGGCTACTTTGGTTGTGAACAAAATCCGTGGTGCGTTGAAAGTATGTGCCGTAAAAGCTCCAGGCTTCGGCGACCGTCGTAAGGCTATGTTGGAAGACATCGCTATCTTGACAGGTGGTACAGTTATCGCCGAAGAGCGTGGCTTCAAATTGGAAAACGCTGACCTTCAGTACTTAGGTCACTGCGAAAAAATCATTATTGACAAAGATAATACAACGATTGTGAACGGTTCGGGCGATGCTGAGCAAATCAAAGCGCGCGTTAACCAAATCAAATCACAAATCGAAAATACAACTTCAGATTACGACCGTGAGAAATTGCAAGAGCGTTTGGCTAAATTGTCAGGCGGGGTAGCGATTCTTTACATCGGTGCGGCTACCGAAGTTGAAATGAAAGAGAAAAAAGACCGCGTTGATGACGCCCTCCACGCAACCCGCGCTGCCATCGAAGAAGGTATCGTAACGGGTGGTGGTGTAGCGCTTATCCGTGCCATCGACGCGTTGGATAACCTACAAGGTATCAACGAAGACGAAACTACGGGTATCAACATCATCCGTCAGGCGTTGGAATCTCCGCTTCGTACCATCGTAGCCAACGCTGGTGGTGAAGCTTCAGTGGTTATCAACAAAGTGAAAGAAATCAAAGGTGGATTTGGCTACAACGCTAAAAATGACACCTACGAAGACCTTTTTGCAGCTGGTATCATTGACCCCAAGAAAGTAACCCGTTTGGCTTTGGAAAACGCAGCCTCGATCGCAGGTCTGTTGTTGACAACCGAGTGTGTTATCGCTGACGAACCAGAAGAAAATGCTGGTGCGGGCGCAGGTGGCCACGGACACGGCGGCGGTATGGGCGGCATGATGTAATCAATCATCATTTCCCGTTGCAACTTTACACAAAAGCCCTCATTAACCCTGAGGGCTTTTGTTTTTTCAATCACATCTCCTATCGTTCATTAAGAATTTATTTAAAGATTCTTTTGCTCAATACTTACAGCCAAATTCAAACACTATTGTTTATGCTCTTCCGTTAAAGGAGTGGCATGATTTTTTCTGATAAAAGATATGACAATCAATACAAAGGTTCATCACTTTGCACTTTTTGGGAGAAGCGCCCATTTTAAGAAAGTAATGCTTACCTTTGTCATCTTTTATAATATTCGTCTTTCACCAATCTTATTACAACAAATTGAGCGTTATTCCACTCTATTCAGAGCCACCAAACTCCCCGATCATCCATCTATATTTCTTCCTTCCTAGAGATATTCATCCATTTTAGTTTTTCACGGGGAGCATCTCCTTTCTTTACAAGAAATTTTCATATATTTAATTTTCCAAACTTTACTGTCAAATTGACAGCCTGCCCTATGAATCTCGACCCAAACGAATTAT encodes:
- a CDS encoding SdrD B-like domain-containing protein, with protein sequence MKLSILSFSKNTAYFAILFCLFVGVAQSQVVLTLDYKEKNNLTTIQSGDKYTLQLDYSVSSTTGNASNVKAVINLPDNIYTVGEFVGTTHAPVANFVFTNTVGAKKLTINFINPVPSGSTGVLEFIVRTNNLTTPNNTQLCTTAEITDGTGATSGVKNHCMTVTAVPRICAQKFLLNGGAINNISTYQVRVSANGGAYPVNTPLGTLQATNITITDTLPANAEFISAKVYNGANGAEVGTGTYSAGVVTASIPNLTLRQYNNGTWESFFYNLNIQVKFNSPTFQASDVVTNTATVAYTPFTGTSSVLSDGDNVGGCVTDLIETTTLAEPVTSAVLTKTAGSNPNAYPGQRFSYTWSFTNTGNTPLENVEIIETIPANITIDQDAEYNGVRVLEWEDVDHIEYQTNVSGSTWVVLADGSGVPDLPSGTLFTKLKFVLRTPFPPGASLSPNNHILHFKALTEVTTTETVTNCMEWTSTTVGIPNQAGRTTCNSSVKLLPRPTTSKAIYNAGHLSNCSQVMGGTVTFTGLVIADVGYADGTNPVCALLIPAGFTYVPGSETFIANNSGITTPPTLEIIPNYITTGGLLRDLYRWTFPSGTILPYGERFSVNVTVKISPAVPPGSYNADFIATFSNASVSEPDYNFGNFVDSQDWDLDGNTTELTGRSNTNYGQCDINVAASASMESIKWVKGQLDTDYSRYPESGNTVRGGKADYRLVVKNTGNVPMKNIAIVDIMPFIGDKGVIDLSSRNTEWRPNLADTITAPAGITVFYSTTGNPCRDEMKAAADPSPFPTGCTPPNWSDTPPVDITTVQSVKLDFGSLVLVGGDSLEFTWPMRAPVDAPINGEIAWNSFGFVATRTDNNQPLLAAEPIKVGIKLAAPAPAYYGDYVWYDTNHDGIQDTGEQGVDGVKVILYKDNGDNITNPATDTEIAFTITGNGGKYLFPNLEPGNYYALFFPPAGYLVSPLNQGGDDAKDSDGTVTSYQGASAYVTSITQLDALEEDLTWDLGIYCNFTPTASSNSPVTIGDTLTLFASGGSSYSWTGPNGFTSAIANPTKLNVTLADTGIYKVTVAEGGCYASLLVNVLIQNCIKPLAAVTTKSQTICVGATPTAYTASPSTGVEYKWYGPLADTTSSLRTAISGQTTSSYTPTGAALTIAGTKYYAVVVNTTGDITCADTAFVQLVVNAKPSIADGSATICAGESVNLTAQITNYAIYLNPVWTVATANGTTVATPTVVKPTATTTYVLVAENAAGCKDTANVVVTVTPKPNAGVDTTLACGVAAPSTVDLVDALAGQKWKVLQVQPGTTVSITTPAGLVTGMTAPGQYQFLLQNQSDSLVCRDTVNVIVPDCNCPTINVLTPNATVCKDSLWPTLSVSLTGSNTAGVSVQWFGQAIGGTPLSTGLSFTPSGTAMATDTFYVALSGAPSNCSGLARIPVIITVKNCIVEVDLALTKAINKKIAQLGDTLTYTIKVFNQSSTGASGVEVTDSIATTVEFIAGSFTTTRGTASIVDNVIKWNIGNIAANSGIDGDTVTLTYKIKVTQTGLHFNTAEISKTNEKDIDSTPNNGQDSEDDLDRQCFTVPLQLCTSEKVQASIPANYANVQWFKNGSSTPIASGNVVLLSEPGTYTFTANNHTCPAGGCCPIIIQEGSNCCPVQICVPFTVKKLKK
- a CDS encoding co-chaperone GroES translates to MSAVAEKVNVKPLADRVLVQAAPAEEKTAFGIIIPDTAKEKPQRGTVVAVGPGKKDEPLSVKVGDTILYGKYAGTEITVEGQEYLIMRESDIFAII
- the groL gene encoding chaperonin GroEL (60 kDa chaperone family; promotes refolding of misfolded polypeptides especially under stressful conditions; forms two stacked rings of heptamers to form a barrel-shaped 14mer; ends can be capped by GroES; misfolded proteins enter the barrel where they are refolded when GroES binds), whose amino-acid sequence is MAKKIFFDIEARDKIKKGVDTLANAVKVTLGPKGRNVIIDKKFGSPAITKDGVTVAKEIELKDAMENMGAQLVKEVASKTADAAGDGTTTATVLAQAIYTIGSKNVAAGANPMDLKRGIDKAVLAVTANLAEQAESVGDDFNKIAQVATISANHDEEIGKMIADAMKKVGTEGVITVEEARGTETEVKTVEGMQFDRGYLSPYFVTNAEKMEAEMEKPFILISEKKVSSMKELLPVLEGVAQTGRPLLIIAEDVDGEALATLVVNKIRGALKVCAVKAPGFGDRRKAMLEDIAILTGGTVIAEERGFKLENADLQYLGHCEKIIIDKDNTTIVNGSGDAEQIKARVNQIKSQIENTTSDYDREKLQERLAKLSGGVAILYIGAATEVEMKEKKDRVDDALHATRAAIEEGIVTGGGVALIRAIDALDNLQGINEDETTGINIIRQALESPLRTIVANAGGEASVVINKVKEIKGGFGYNAKNDTYEDLFAAGIIDPKKVTRLALENAASIAGLLLTTECVIADEPEENAGAGAGGHGHGGGMGGMM